ACAACAATAATTTTTCAAAAAAATCTGATTTAATTGGCTTATATGGACAAAATGGATCTGGTAAAACAGCTCTAATTGAAGCTCTTTGGATTTTAAAAAATACTTTACTTGGGGAATCTTTACCAGATAATTGTAAGAATTATATTTACCAAGGAAAACAAATATCAAGTATAGAAATTGTTTTTTCTGCTCAATTGGATGATAAAAGGTATCAAATATTTTATAATATGAAAATGAAAAAGAGAAAAGATAATGAGGTATATATAAATAATGAAGATTTATCTTATAAAAAATCAGAAAAGGAAAAATGGTCATATAAACGTGGAATAATCTCCTACAATTTTGAGGATGAAGATACAATATTTAGTCCACAAAAAAATTATAAATTATTGACACAAAATAATAAAGAAACAAAAATCGATTTAAAAGTAACAAAAGAGCTTGCGAGAGAAGAACATACTTCATTTATTTTTTCAAAAAGATTAGGAAAAATATTAAAATCAAGTAGTGAATTTAAAGAGTATGAAAAAATTATTTCAGAAATAAAGTATTATTCAAAAATGAATTTTTTTGTAATAAGAAATTCAAGAGCAGGGATGATTAATGCAAATTTAATTATTCCATTATGTTTCCAAATATCTAATAGTAATGAAATATCTAGAGGTGATTTAGCAATAGCTTTATCAGAGCCAACAACGATACCAAAAAAACTCTTAGATACTGTAGTAAATGTTATTAAGAATTTAAATATTGTTTTAAATGAAGTAATTCCTGATTTAACTATTAGTACAAATGAATATGGTGAAGAATTAGCTGAAAACGGAAATAGTGTTGTCAAAATAGAATTACTTGCTAAAAGAGAAGATGTCAATATTCCTTTAAGATATGAATCTGATGGAATTAAAAAAATTATTTCAATATTAAGTGCTTTAATTGCTATGTATAATAAACCCTCGATATTACTTGCGGTTGATGAATTAGATGCTGGAATTTTTGAATACTTATTAGGAGAAATTCTAGAAATTATTCAAGAAAGAGGAAAGGGTCAATTAATCTTCACATCTCATAACTTAAGACCATT
This portion of the Halanaerobiales bacterium genome encodes:
- a CDS encoding AAA family ATPase, whose translation is MNENYIRIQKIKLKNFKNVKNGTIDFPSYKNNNNFSKKSDLIGLYGQNGSGKTALIEALWILKNTLLGESLPDNCKNYIYQGKQISSIEIVFSAQLDDKRYQIFYNMKMKKRKDNEVYINNEDLSYKKSEKEKWSYKRGIISYNFEDEDTIFSPQKNYKLLTQNNKETKIDLKVTKELAREEHTSFIFSKRLGKILKSSSEFKEYEKIISEIKYYSKMNFFVIRNSRAGMINANLIIPLCFQISNSNEISRGDLAIALSEPTTIPKKLLDTVVNVIKNLNIVLNEVIPDLTISTNEYGEELAENGNSVVKIELLAKREDVNIPLRYESDGIKKIISILSALIAMYNKPSILLAVDELDAGIFEYLLGEILEIIQERGKGQLIFTSHNLRPLEKLEKDSLIFTTTNPNNRYIRFTNVKTTNNLRSFYYRGIKLGGQDEEIYDKTDEFKIARAFRSAGRNVKNE